A genomic region of Candidatus Delongbacteria bacterium contains the following coding sequences:
- a CDS encoding NADH-quinone oxidoreductase subunit N, which produces MLLILPEVLVCTTLVLSLLLAAFRPEGSLRASAGLCAVGLGLALLALLNLPTEGSLFGGAFHLDSVTLWFKGILLVSALLVVLLAADSPRSEHEGHAGGEYFATLLGSLLGMLFLVSAGDLLTLFIGLELATLPLVLLSAWNRQSESSAEAALKYVLLAALSSGLIVFGLALMAGLHGSLSFEAGITALSQPIGWLGFALLLSGGAFKMSLAPFHLWAADVYEGAPTPVTTWLSMGSKAAGLAFLVQLVYRVFPEALWDISPLLAGLAAITMTVGNLVAIVQQNLKRFMAYSSISQAGYLLFGFLDPSGTMGIGAMLYYLLVYLAGNVAVFGVILYWERAAGAREVEDFRGFSRERPGLAVALLLGLLSLAGIPPLAGFTGKFLLFSVAADVGYHWLVLLGAINSTISLYYYLRILRQAYIEDPEPATRRSSGGGSTAFVIAFGGVTVLLAGVVPAVYELIHQSTMGWLAGF; this is translated from the coding sequence ATGCTGCTGATCCTGCCCGAAGTCCTGGTCTGCACGACCCTTGTGCTCAGCCTGCTGCTGGCCGCCTTCCGCCCCGAGGGGTCGCTGCGAGCCTCCGCCGGACTCTGCGCCGTGGGCCTGGGGCTGGCCCTGCTGGCCCTGTTGAACCTGCCCACCGAGGGCAGCCTCTTCGGGGGCGCCTTTCATCTCGACAGCGTGACACTCTGGTTCAAGGGCATTCTGCTGGTCTCGGCCCTGCTGGTGGTGTTGCTGGCCGCCGACTCCCCGCGCAGCGAACACGAAGGCCACGCGGGCGGCGAATACTTCGCCACCCTGCTGGGCAGCCTGCTGGGCATGCTCTTCCTGGTGTCCGCGGGCGACCTGCTGACCCTCTTCATCGGGCTGGAACTGGCCACTCTGCCGCTGGTGCTTTTGAGCGCCTGGAACCGCCAGTCCGAATCTTCGGCGGAAGCCGCACTGAAGTACGTGCTGCTGGCCGCGCTGTCCTCGGGCCTGATCGTCTTCGGTCTGGCACTCATGGCCGGACTGCATGGCAGCCTGTCCTTCGAGGCGGGCATCACGGCACTTTCGCAGCCCATCGGCTGGCTGGGCTTCGCCCTGCTGCTCTCGGGCGGGGCCTTCAAGATGAGCCTGGCCCCCTTCCACCTCTGGGCCGCCGATGTCTACGAAGGCGCACCCACCCCCGTGACCACCTGGCTCAGCATGGGCTCCAAGGCCGCCGGGCTGGCCTTTCTGGTGCAGCTGGTCTACCGGGTCTTCCCCGAAGCCCTCTGGGACATCAGTCCCCTGCTGGCCGGCCTGGCCGCGATAACGATGACCGTGGGCAACCTGGTGGCCATCGTCCAGCAGAACCTCAAGCGCTTCATGGCCTACAGCTCGATCAGCCAGGCGGGCTATCTGCTCTTCGGTTTCCTCGACCCCAGCGGCACCATGGGCATCGGCGCCATGCTGTACTACCTGCTGGTGTACCTGGCGGGCAACGTGGCGGTCTTCGGTGTGATCCTGTATTGGGAACGCGCCGCCGGGGCCCGCGAGGTCGAAGATTTCCGCGGTTTCAGCCGCGAGCGCCCCGGGCTGGCCGTGGCTCTGCTGCTGGGTCTGCTGAGCCTGGCCGGCATCCCTCCCCTGGCGGGTTTCACCGGCAAGTTCCTGCTCTTCTCCGTGGCCGCCGACGTGGGCTACCACTGGCTGGTGCTGCTGGGCGCGATCAATTCCACGATCTCGTTGTACTACTACCTGCGCATTCTGCGCCAGGCCTACATCGAAGACCCGGAGCCCGCCACGCGGCGCAGCTCCGGTGGTGGCAGCACCGCCTTCGTGATCGCCTTCGGCGGTGTGACCGTTCTGCTGGCAGGTGTGGTGCCGGCAGTGTATGAACTGATCCATCAGAGCACCATGGGCTGGCTCGCCGGTTTCTAG
- a CDS encoding type III PLP-dependent enzyme — MPTDIQEYYASEQFARMKSFADTRETPFVVISLDGVTMAYDDLVQNFPYADVYYAVKANPAPEIIRLLRDKGSSFDIASRYELDKVLAQNVGPDRISFGNTIKKSADIRYFYEHGVRMYATDSEADLRNIARAAPGSRIYVRILTEGTQTADWPLSRKFGCQSDMAMDLLILARDLGLVPYGVSFHVGSQQRDIGAWDAAIGKVKVIFERMQEEDGIELKMINLGGGFPANYISKTNDLSTYAEEITRFIQEDFGDDFPRIILEPGRSLISNAGILVSEVVLISRKSRTALNRWVYTDVGKFSGLIETLDESIKYPIWCEKHGEEEEVVLAGPTCDSADIMYENSMYELPLNLAIGDRLYFLTTGAYTTSYSAIEFNGFPPLRSYYI; from the coding sequence ATGCCCACTGACATTCAGGAGTATTACGCTTCTGAACAGTTCGCCCGCATGAAATCCTTCGCCGACACCCGTGAAACCCCCTTCGTCGTGATCTCCCTCGACGGAGTGACCATGGCCTACGATGACCTGGTGCAGAACTTCCCCTACGCGGATGTGTACTACGCCGTCAAGGCCAACCCCGCCCCCGAGATCATCCGCCTGCTGCGCGACAAGGGTTCCTCCTTCGACATCGCCTCGCGCTACGAACTGGACAAGGTGCTGGCCCAGAACGTGGGGCCCGACCGGATCAGCTTTGGCAACACCATCAAGAAGAGCGCCGACATCCGCTACTTCTACGAGCACGGCGTGCGCATGTACGCCACCGATTCCGAGGCCGACCTGCGCAACATCGCGCGCGCGGCACCCGGCTCACGGATCTATGTGCGCATCCTCACCGAAGGCACCCAGACCGCCGACTGGCCCCTTTCACGCAAGTTCGGCTGCCAGAGCGACATGGCGATGGACCTGCTGATCCTGGCCCGTGATCTGGGGCTGGTGCCCTACGGTGTGTCGTTCCACGTGGGCAGCCAGCAGCGCGACATCGGCGCCTGGGACGCGGCCATCGGCAAGGTCAAGGTGATCTTCGAGCGCATGCAGGAAGAAGACGGCATCGAACTGAAGATGATCAATCTGGGAGGCGGCTTTCCGGCCAACTACATCTCCAAGACCAATGATCTGTCGACCTACGCCGAGGAAATCACGCGTTTCATCCAGGAAGACTTCGGCGACGACTTCCCGCGCATCATCCTCGAGCCGGGTCGCTCGCTGATCTCCAACGCGGGCATCCTGGTCAGCGAGGTCGTGCTGATCTCGCGCAAGTCACGCACCGCGCTGAACCGCTGGGTCTACACCGACGTGGGCAAGTTCTCGGGCCTGATCGAGACCCTCGACGAATCCATCAAGTACCCGATCTGGTGCGAGAAGCACGGCGAGGAGGAGGAAGTCGTGCTGGCCGGTCCCACCTGCGACAGCGCCGACATCATGTACGAGAACTCGATGTACGAGCTGCCCCTCAACCTGGCCATCGGCGACCGCCTCTACTTCCTGACCACGGGCGCCTACACCACCAGCTACAGCGCCATCGAGTTCAACGGCTTCCCCCCGTTGCGATCGTATTACATCTGA
- a CDS encoding ferredoxin family protein, translated as MKVLTNPTMVVKPELCKGCGLCIANCPVSVIQFSSAFNSKGYHYAAYAGEGCTGCGICFYACPEPEAIIVWKKAAEVVDDFLAANHAEPGVKGGC; from the coding sequence ATGAAAGTCCTCACGAATCCCACCATGGTGGTCAAGCCGGAGCTCTGCAAAGGATGCGGGCTCTGCATCGCGAACTGTCCCGTATCGGTCATCCAGTTCAGCAGCGCCTTCAACAGCAAGGGCTACCATTACGCGGCCTACGCGGGTGAGGGCTGCACCGGCTGCGGGATCTGCTTCTACGCCTGTCCCGAACCCGAGGCGATCATCGTCTGGAAGAAGGCCGCGGAAGTGGTCGATGATTTCCTGGCGGCAAATCACGCCGAACCCGGTGTCAAGGGAGGGTGCTGA
- a CDS encoding 3-methyl-2-oxobutanoate dehydrogenase subunit VorB, whose translation MAKQLLKGNDAVIRAAALSGCRLFFGYPITPASEITESAAKFLPRIGGTFLQAESEVAAINMVYGAAGSGIRVMTASSSPGISLKLEGISYAAGAELPMVIVDVNRGGPGLGNIAPEQSDYNQVCKGGGHGNYKTPVLAPASVQDMADLVALAFELADRYRTPVFVLADGVIGQMMEPVEFPKALLENPRKDWALYGDKESKHNLISSIHLNPEDLEAHNLHLQDKYAEIERNETRWEEYLCEDAEHVFVGYGIVSRLLRSVVDDLRAQGIRAGMLRPITLVPFPSAALFRLAGTAEAFTVVEMNNGQMLHDVRLAVECSRPVLSYTRMGGVVPTPREILEDHLRRMATAEGGK comes from the coding sequence ATGGCCAAGCAACTGCTCAAGGGCAATGATGCCGTGATCCGCGCCGCAGCCCTGTCTGGCTGTCGGCTGTTCTTCGGCTATCCGATCACGCCCGCCAGCGAAATCACCGAGAGCGCGGCCAAGTTCCTGCCCCGCATCGGTGGCACATTTCTCCAGGCCGAATCGGAAGTGGCCGCGATCAACATGGTCTACGGCGCGGCCGGCAGTGGCATCCGCGTGATGACCGCCAGCAGCAGCCCGGGCATCAGCCTGAAACTGGAAGGCATTTCCTATGCCGCCGGTGCCGAGCTGCCCATGGTGATCGTGGATGTCAACCGCGGGGGCCCCGGCCTGGGCAACATCGCTCCCGAGCAGAGCGACTACAATCAGGTCTGCAAGGGCGGCGGACACGGCAATTACAAGACTCCCGTGCTGGCCCCCGCCAGCGTGCAGGACATGGCCGACCTGGTGGCGCTGGCCTTCGAACTGGCCGACCGCTACCGCACGCCGGTCTTCGTGCTGGCCGATGGCGTGATTGGCCAGATGATGGAACCGGTCGAGTTTCCCAAGGCCCTGCTGGAAAACCCGCGCAAGGACTGGGCCCTCTACGGCGACAAGGAGAGCAAGCACAACCTGATCTCCTCGATCCACCTCAACCCCGAAGACCTGGAAGCACACAACCTGCATCTCCAGGACAAATACGCCGAGATCGAACGCAACGAGACACGCTGGGAAGAGTATCTCTGCGAGGACGCCGAACACGTCTTCGTGGGGTACGGCATCGTCTCGCGCCTGCTGCGCAGTGTGGTGGACGATCTGCGCGCCCAGGGCATCCGGGCCGGCATGTTGCGCCCCATCACTCTGGTGCCCTTCCCCAGTGCGGCCCTCTTCCGCCTGGCAGGCACGGCCGAAGCCTTCACCGTCGTGGAAATGAACAATGGCCAGATGCTGCACGATGTGCGTCTGGCCGTGGAATGCAGCCGCCCCGTGTTGTCCTACACGCGCATGGGGGGCGTGGTGCCCACTCCCAGGGAGATCCTGGAAGACCACCTGCGCCGGATGGCGACCGCAGAAGGAGGGAAGTGA
- a CDS encoding 2-oxoacid:acceptor oxidoreductase family protein produces MAVKILEKSPAFYEEYSRAGHVDKRSTHYCPGCGHGVVHKLIAEALEDGGMTDRAVFISPVGCSVFAYYYFNTGNIQAAHGRAPAVATGFKRAHPHSIVISYQGDGDLAAIGTAEIIHAANRGEHITVIFVNNAIYGMTGGQMAPTTLMGQTTTTTPSGRNAANEGSPIRVSELLNALEAPVFIERVSLHSPKHTARARRVIRRALSAQVEGKGFSFVEVLSACPSGWKMDPVSAEKWIEEQMLPVFPLGNLRDRIDEVPAWHPETIEVTEELLKTQLDIKATEGHRAERSVPIPEARNPEILMAGFGGQGIMLLGVAVAQAAMIEGYQTSWIPSYGPEMRGGTANCAVRISDTPIGSPMVSEPGILMAFNRPSLEKFAPRVKKGGVIFYDSSLIDVEPGREDCLCIPVPFTQLGDELGNTRFANMVALGALCGYTNLLPEEALYEALPAVIKRRQFLGRNREAIAKGIETGRQLRATNN; encoded by the coding sequence ATGGCCGTCAAGATCCTTGAGAAGTCCCCGGCCTTCTACGAAGAATACTCGCGCGCCGGCCACGTGGACAAGCGCAGCACCCACTACTGCCCGGGCTGCGGACACGGCGTGGTGCACAAGCTGATCGCCGAGGCCCTGGAAGATGGCGGAATGACCGATCGCGCGGTCTTCATCAGTCCGGTGGGCTGCAGCGTGTTCGCGTACTACTATTTCAACACGGGCAACATCCAGGCCGCCCACGGCCGTGCGCCCGCGGTGGCCACCGGATTCAAGCGCGCCCACCCGCACAGCATCGTGATCTCCTATCAGGGCGACGGCGATCTGGCGGCCATCGGCACCGCCGAGATCATCCATGCCGCCAACCGCGGCGAACACATCACGGTGATCTTCGTCAACAACGCGATCTACGGCATGACCGGTGGTCAGATGGCACCCACCACCCTGATGGGCCAGACCACCACCACCACGCCTTCGGGGCGCAACGCGGCCAACGAAGGCAGCCCGATCCGGGTCAGCGAACTGCTCAACGCGCTGGAAGCACCGGTCTTCATCGAACGGGTCAGCCTGCACAGCCCCAAGCACACCGCCCGGGCGCGCCGCGTGATCCGCCGGGCGCTGAGCGCCCAGGTCGAGGGCAAGGGTTTCTCCTTCGTCGAGGTGCTCTCCGCCTGCCCCAGCGGCTGGAAGATGGACCCGGTGTCCGCGGAGAAATGGATCGAAGAACAGATGCTGCCCGTGTTCCCGCTGGGCAACCTGCGCGACCGCATCGATGAGGTGCCGGCCTGGCATCCCGAGACAATCGAGGTGACCGAAGAGTTGCTGAAGACCCAGCTGGACATCAAAGCCACCGAAGGCCATCGCGCCGAACGCAGCGTGCCGATTCCGGAAGCCCGCAATCCGGAAATCCTGATGGCCGGCTTCGGTGGCCAGGGCATCATGCTGCTGGGGGTCGCGGTGGCCCAGGCGGCCATGATCGAAGGCTATCAGACCTCGTGGATTCCCAGTTATGGCCCCGAGATGCGTGGCGGCACGGCCAACTGCGCGGTGCGCATTTCCGACACGCCCATCGGCAGCCCGATGGTCAGTGAGCCGGGCATCCTGATGGCTTTCAACCGTCCCAGCCTTGAAAAATTCGCTCCCAGGGTCAAAAAAGGTGGGGTGATTTTCTACGACAGTTCGTTGATTGACGTGGAACCCGGGCGCGAGGACTGCCTCTGCATTCCCGTACCCTTCACCCAATTGGGCGATGAGCTGGGCAATACGCGCTTCGCCAACATGGTCGCCCTGGGGGCGCTGTGCGGATACACCAACCTGCTGCCGGAAGAAGCCCTCTACGAAGCGCTTCCGGCGGTCATCAAACGTCGGCAATTTCTGGGCCGGAACCGGGAAGCCATTGCCAAAGGCATTGAAACCGGACGCCAATTGCGCGCCACCAACAACTGA
- a CDS encoding RluA family pseudouridine synthase, which produces MTHSRIAGQRFLPRGVRVLFQDRSLLVVEKPPGLLTMGTEQEKQRTLYWALSDWVRKGNPKSRERIFIVHRLDRETSGLLVFARNEDAKHQLQTHWDSARKHYLAVIQGSLGGREGEFDSLLAENAAHHVYSTGNPAVGKPSRTRWRLLREHAGHSLLELELLTGRKHQIRVHLADTGHPVCGDRRYGGPPHERLALHALRLEFPHPHTGEHVAFAASMPEGFSSLVGGLDPALIPCLQPGALPG; this is translated from the coding sequence GTGACACACTCGCGCATCGCGGGCCAGCGCTTTCTGCCCAGGGGAGTGCGTGTGCTGTTTCAGGACCGCTCGCTGCTGGTGGTGGAGAAGCCCCCGGGCCTGCTGACCATGGGCACCGAGCAGGAAAAACAGCGCACGCTCTACTGGGCGCTCTCCGACTGGGTGCGCAAGGGAAATCCCAAGTCGCGCGAGCGGATCTTCATCGTGCACCGGCTCGACCGCGAGACATCCGGTCTGCTGGTCTTCGCCCGCAACGAAGACGCCAAGCACCAGCTTCAGACCCACTGGGACAGCGCGCGCAAGCACTATCTGGCCGTGATCCAGGGCAGTCTGGGCGGCCGCGAGGGCGAGTTCGATTCCCTGCTGGCCGAAAACGCCGCCCATCACGTCTACAGCACGGGCAACCCGGCGGTGGGCAAGCCCAGTCGCACACGCTGGCGCCTGCTGCGCGAGCACGCGGGCCACAGCCTGCTGGAGCTGGAACTGCTGACCGGACGCAAGCACCAGATCCGCGTGCACCTGGCCGACACGGGGCACCCGGTCTGCGGCGATCGTCGTTACGGTGGCCCGCCCCACGAGCGTCTGGCGCTGCACGCACTGCGGCTGGAGTTTCCCCATCCGCACACGGGTGAACATGTTGCCTTTGCCGCGTCCATGCCCGAGGGCTTCTCCAGTCTGGTGGGCGGCCTGGACCCGGCGCTGATTCCCTGCCTGCAGCCCGGGGCGCTTCCGGGCTGA
- a CDS encoding T9SS type A sorting domain-containing protein, protein MNLRRISFQLLAALLLVGSLHATTHTVPGSFSTIQSALWACADGDTVSVAPGTYFEPLSWPDTQSIKLFAQSDTSDTFIDGLDTFRPLLFEGLGATDVDTTTIVRGFQITHGGGVVNGGGLLIQSGSSPLFEDCAFSFNECSDTGGAVRCESASAPVFRRCDFRDNHGDFGGGVGHNGASPVFEQCRFLRNTANRSGGASNNFNFTDAVYTECHFEDNHAYTTEGTAASGGALRTSSTSTVLIQGCTFVDNSALFTLPEGDDGYGGAISNNSSSTITVVDCVFENNITGLLGGGIFSFEAEMSLEGCTFTGNSAGRGGGVFLNTAPPTVIRDCTFEENGAIYGAGLAGNADSLHVYDSYFVGNVGYDWSAIDVGFETRFHNCVIAGNQSTGEDTGGHNAIIGFYSGRMELHNCTIVNNATTEMPDTTNSILHYEGELIAGDALLVANCIIAENTAQMVYDCNGLTDNTVECSDIFNSTGPAWTGCLAEFEGASGNFSQDPGFNDPANGDWSLADNSPCQPENNSCNELIGALGEGGTSVSPRGLPASIELSAAPNPFNPETLIRYTLKRASEVELAVYNMAGQRVALIEQGQREAGSHSVRFAASGLASGVYLCRLDWNGGSGTVKLVLLK, encoded by the coding sequence ATGAACCTGCGACGCATTTCATTCCAGCTGCTGGCCGCGCTGCTGCTGGTCGGTTCGCTTCATGCCACCACCCATACGGTGCCGGGCAGTTTCAGCACCATCCAGTCGGCCCTCTGGGCCTGCGCGGACGGGGACACGGTCAGTGTGGCACCCGGAACCTATTTCGAGCCGCTGTCCTGGCCCGATACCCAGTCGATCAAGCTCTTTGCCCAGAGTGATACCTCCGACACATTCATCGATGGGCTGGACACCTTCCGTCCGCTGCTCTTCGAAGGGCTGGGCGCCACGGACGTGGACACCACCACCATCGTGCGCGGGTTCCAGATCACCCACGGCGGAGGAGTGGTCAATGGCGGTGGACTGCTGATCCAGTCCGGTTCCTCGCCGCTGTTCGAAGACTGCGCCTTCAGTTTCAATGAGTGCTCGGACACGGGTGGAGCCGTGCGCTGCGAATCCGCCAGTGCCCCGGTCTTCCGGCGTTGTGATTTCCGCGACAACCACGGGGATTTCGGTGGTGGAGTGGGGCACAACGGCGCCTCGCCCGTCTTCGAGCAGTGCCGCTTTCTGCGCAATACGGCCAACCGCAGCGGGGGCGCGTCCAACAATTTCAACTTCACCGACGCCGTCTACACCGAGTGCCACTTCGAAGACAATCACGCCTACACCACCGAAGGCACGGCGGCCAGTGGCGGGGCCTTGCGCACCAGCAGCACCAGCACGGTGCTGATCCAGGGCTGCACCTTCGTGGACAACAGCGCCCTGTTCACCCTGCCAGAAGGCGACGACGGCTACGGCGGTGCCATTTCCAACAACAGCTCCAGCACGATCACCGTGGTGGATTGTGTGTTCGAGAACAACATCACCGGCCTGCTGGGTGGCGGCATCTTCAGCTTTGAAGCCGAAATGAGCCTGGAAGGCTGCACCTTCACGGGCAACAGCGCGGGCCGGGGCGGCGGCGTGTTTCTGAACACGGCACCCCCGACCGTGATCCGCGACTGCACGTTCGAGGAGAACGGCGCGATCTACGGCGCGGGCCTGGCCGGCAACGCCGACAGTCTGCATGTGTATGACAGCTACTTCGTGGGCAATGTGGGATACGACTGGAGCGCCATCGACGTGGGCTTCGAGACCCGCTTCCACAACTGCGTGATCGCGGGCAATCAGTCCACGGGCGAGGACACGGGCGGGCACAACGCGATCATCGGTTTCTACTCGGGACGCATGGAACTGCACAACTGCACCATCGTCAACAACGCCACCACCGAGATGCCCGACACCACCAACTCGATCCTGCACTACGAGGGTGAGCTGATCGCGGGCGACGCCCTGCTGGTGGCCAACTGCATCATCGCCGAGAACACGGCCCAGATGGTCTACGACTGCAACGGCCTCACCGACAACACGGTGGAATGCAGCGACATCTTCAACAGCACGGGCCCGGCCTGGACCGGTTGCCTGGCCGAGTTCGAGGGTGCCAGTGGCAACTTCAGCCAGGATCCGGGCTTCAATGATCCCGCCAACGGCGATTGGTCGCTGGCCGACAATTCCCCCTGCCAGCCGGAAAACAATTCCTGCAACGAACTGATCGGCGCCCTGGGCGAAGGTGGCACCAGCGTGAGTCCCCGGGGACTTCCCGCCAGCATCGAGCTGAGCGCGGCCCCCAATCCCTTCAACCCGGAAACCCTGATCCGCTACACCCTCAAGCGGGCCTCCGAGGTTGAGCTGGCCGTATACAACATGGCCGGTCAGCGTGTCGCCCTGATCGAGCAGGGCCAGCGTGAAGCGGGCAGCCACAGCGTGCGCTTCGCCGCCAGCGGCCTGGCCAGCGGAGTCTACCTCTGCCGTCTGGACTGGAATGGTGGCTCGGGCACGGTCAAGCTGGTCCTGCTCAAGTAA
- a CDS encoding dual specificity protein phosphatase family protein, with amino-acid sequence MNGNSSPSPEATPASFPPLGWWWAEPGRLLVGSHPCREAEGGAHWLLRLAEHGFTHILSLNSEKEELSWPFPELPAGMERWRLPIEDYDIPDNMDLIPAVRRVQFILSNKSARVFVHCMGGCGRSGYVAGSILVALKACPGKEIQSLLDQRRREAGLTADCPETLEQRVFLKNVHILFL; translated from the coding sequence ATGAACGGCAATTCGTCGCCCAGTCCCGAAGCCACTCCAGCCTCATTTCCGCCTCTTGGCTGGTGGTGGGCCGAACCCGGCCGCTTGCTGGTAGGAAGTCACCCCTGCCGGGAAGCGGAAGGAGGGGCGCACTGGTTGCTGCGTCTGGCCGAGCATGGATTCACTCACATCCTCAGCCTAAACAGTGAGAAGGAGGAGCTGTCCTGGCCCTTTCCTGAACTCCCGGCCGGGATGGAACGCTGGCGGCTGCCGATCGAAGACTATGACATCCCCGACAACATGGATCTGATACCTGCCGTGCGCCGAGTGCAGTTCATCTTGTCCAACAAGAGCGCCAGAGTGTTCGTGCATTGCATGGGAGGCTGCGGACGCAGCGGATACGTGGCGGGTTCGATCCTTGTGGCCCTCAAGGCCTGCCCCGGAAAGGAGATCCAGAGTCTGCTGGATCAGCGGCGCAGGGAAGCAGGTCTGACGGCCGACTGTCCTGAGACACTTGAGCAGCGGGTGTTTCTGAAGAACGTGCACATTCTTTTCCTGTAG